In a genomic window of Arthrobacter woluwensis:
- a CDS encoding transglycosylase domain-containing protein, which translates to MAQAKNPLFDTATVLGKIVAFLGVSALCGVLVAGLLVPAAAVTGSAASGSVQFFEDLPGELTVAPPGQATRVLAADGSQIATIFAENRTRVALKDISPFVKDGIVAIEDSRFYEHGGVDPTGIARALVATAKGGRQGASTITQQYVNNVINESLVAEGRSDEVKLNGTSSKTVGVKLREMKLAIALEKKMSKDQILEGYLNIVFFNANAYGIEAAARYFFSTSAKNLTLPQAAMLAGVVNNPSAYDPVTNPENAKMRRDLVLNAMLKNGKITQKQHDDAVKTPVTTKVTVPRQGCQYAATAPYFCDYVQHLILNNPAYGDTPQDRLNLLQRGGLTIKTTLDPRLQKPAQVQVDASAGPENTDKWGASLITVQPGTGKILTMAQNSRVVKTPGIPMVTDYNFNVDRADANGNSLGGIGGFQPGSTLKPVTLAAWLNEGKRTDEYVDSTRRVYPIDFPWKTTCKPVEGAFDPSIPGSQELQNATDGNYRRMTVREGITLSVNTATFASAAALDDFCDIQRMADALQMHTGDGKSKLGLNTLGNLLGGNNVAPLTMASAFSTFANNGTFCEPIAIDSVVDAQGKKYPAQTSSCKEVIKPDVAKTVTNVLQDVMSKGSGVLIPEKVQAPIAGKTGTNNTNSQTWVLAYTKGLVTASYFGQVYGDPNQFVGQNIRVNGQYYDSIDGAYIAGPQMARYMQQAAGLYDTGEFDPAPDSLLGTSYVPPPVQPETPATNTPEDKKPTDTKPTSGNTGGGGNNGGGNNNGKPNPKKTP; encoded by the coding sequence ATGGCTCAAGCGAAGAATCCGCTATTCGACACTGCCACGGTCTTGGGGAAGATCGTGGCATTTCTGGGCGTCAGTGCTCTCTGCGGGGTCCTGGTGGCAGGACTCCTGGTCCCTGCCGCCGCGGTGACCGGCAGTGCGGCGAGTGGCTCCGTCCAGTTCTTTGAGGACCTTCCCGGAGAATTGACGGTCGCTCCCCCGGGGCAAGCGACCCGTGTCCTGGCGGCCGACGGCTCCCAGATCGCGACGATCTTCGCTGAGAACCGGACCCGTGTGGCGCTCAAGGACATCTCCCCGTTCGTCAAGGACGGGATCGTCGCCATTGAGGACAGCCGCTTCTACGAGCACGGCGGCGTGGACCCCACCGGCATCGCACGTGCCCTGGTCGCCACGGCCAAAGGCGGACGCCAGGGTGCCTCTACCATCACGCAGCAGTACGTCAACAACGTCATCAACGAATCCCTCGTCGCCGAGGGCCGTTCCGATGAGGTGAAACTGAACGGCACCTCGAGCAAGACGGTCGGCGTGAAGCTCCGTGAGATGAAGCTCGCCATCGCGCTCGAGAAGAAGATGTCCAAGGACCAGATCCTCGAGGGCTACCTCAACATCGTCTTCTTCAACGCGAACGCCTATGGCATCGAGGCCGCGGCACGGTACTTCTTCTCCACGTCCGCGAAGAATCTGACGCTGCCCCAGGCCGCGATGCTGGCCGGCGTGGTCAACAACCCGTCGGCCTACGACCCGGTGACCAATCCGGAGAACGCCAAGATGCGCCGCGATCTGGTCCTGAACGCCATGCTGAAGAACGGCAAGATCACCCAGAAGCAGCACGACGACGCAGTCAAGACCCCGGTCACCACGAAGGTCACCGTGCCTCGTCAGGGCTGCCAGTACGCCGCCACGGCCCCGTACTTCTGCGACTACGTGCAGCACCTCATCCTGAACAACCCGGCCTACGGTGACACCCCTCAGGACCGCCTGAACCTGCTGCAGCGCGGCGGTCTGACCATCAAGACCACCCTGGACCCGCGGCTCCAGAAGCCCGCCCAGGTGCAGGTGGACGCTTCCGCCGGACCCGAGAACACGGACAAGTGGGGCGCGTCCCTCATCACCGTCCAGCCGGGAACGGGCAAGATCCTGACGATGGCGCAGAACAGCCGGGTGGTCAAGACACCGGGCATCCCCATGGTCACCGACTACAACTTCAACGTGGACCGGGCCGATGCGAACGGGAACTCACTCGGGGGCATCGGCGGTTTCCAGCCCGGTTCAACCCTGAAACCGGTCACTCTGGCCGCCTGGCTGAACGAGGGCAAACGCACCGATGAATACGTCGATTCGACGCGGCGTGTTTACCCCATCGACTTCCCCTGGAAGACGACGTGTAAGCCGGTGGAGGGCGCGTTCGACCCGTCCATCCCGGGCTCCCAGGAACTCCAGAACGCCACGGACGGCAACTACCGTCGCATGACGGTCCGCGAGGGCATCACCCTCTCCGTGAACACCGCGACGTTCGCCTCCGCCGCCGCTCTGGACGACTTCTGCGACATCCAGCGGATGGCCGACGCCCTGCAGATGCACACCGGTGACGGCAAGAGCAAGCTCGGTCTGAACACCCTCGGCAACCTGCTCGGTGGCAACAACGTCGCCCCGCTGACCATGGCGAGCGCGTTCTCCACCTTCGCCAACAACGGGACCTTCTGCGAGCCGATCGCGATCGACTCCGTGGTGGACGCCCAGGGCAAGAAGTACCCGGCCCAGACCTCCAGCTGCAAGGAGGTCATCAAGCCGGATGTCGCGAAGACCGTCACGAACGTGCTGCAGGACGTGATGAGCAAGGGCTCGGGTGTCCTGATCCCGGAGAAGGTCCAGGCTCCGATTGCGGGCAAGACCGGTACCAACAACACGAACAGCCAGACCTGGGTTCTCGCGTACACCAAGGGCCTGGTCACCGCTTCGTACTTCGGGCAGGTCTACGGCGATCCGAACCAGTTCGTGGGTCAGAACATTCGCGTGAACGGCCAGTACTACGACTCCATCGACGGCGCGTACATCGCCGGTCCTCAGATGGCGCGCTACATGCAGCAGGCGGCCGGGCTCTACGACACGGGCGAGTTCGACCCGGCACCCGATTCCCTCCTGGGCACCTCCTACGTCCCGCCGCCCGTCCAGCCCGAGACCCCGGCCACGAACACGCCGGAGGACAAGAAGCCCACGGACACCAAGCCGACCAGTGGCAACACCGGAGGCGGCGGGAACAACGGCGGTGGCAACAACAACGGCAAGCCCAACCCCAAGAAGACGCCGTGA
- a CDS encoding metallophosphoesterase, with protein MGDPTTGQLNAAASLAGRVRETGRGLAATAAKTAVLAGVAGAAGLAYGSWEKNQFGVRREELAILPEGSEPFRILHLSDIHFIPGQRKKADWLRSLDELHPDLVVNTGDNLSHRDAIDPLLDALKPLLNRPGVFVPGSNDYYAPRLKSPLAYFAGPSRQRKEPVALDWPRLRAGFGMSGWVDLTNRNQSLVFNRMRFDFSGMDDPHIEREKFTGWPQGITAGAAPSLRIGVVHAPYQRALDTLTEAGAELILSGHTHGGQVCIPGYGALVSNCDLPTWRARGLHDWETNGHTTPVNVSAGIGTSRFAPYRIACRPEAVVLELTAREG; from the coding sequence ATGGGTGACCCAACGACCGGGCAGCTGAACGCTGCCGCGTCGCTTGCAGGCCGCGTCCGGGAAACCGGGCGCGGCCTCGCCGCAACCGCAGCGAAGACGGCCGTGCTGGCCGGCGTTGCGGGCGCTGCGGGCCTGGCGTATGGCTCCTGGGAGAAGAATCAGTTCGGCGTCCGCCGCGAGGAACTGGCTATCCTCCCCGAGGGCAGCGAGCCGTTCCGCATCCTCCACCTGAGCGACATCCATTTCATTCCGGGCCAGCGCAAGAAGGCCGACTGGCTGCGCTCCCTCGACGAGCTCCATCCCGATCTGGTGGTCAACACCGGCGACAACCTGAGCCATCGGGACGCCATCGATCCGCTGCTGGACGCTCTGAAACCACTCCTGAACCGGCCCGGCGTCTTCGTTCCCGGCTCAAACGACTACTACGCGCCCCGACTGAAGAGCCCTCTGGCTTACTTCGCGGGCCCGTCCCGCCAGCGCAAGGAACCGGTCGCACTCGACTGGCCGCGCCTGCGCGCCGGGTTCGGCATGTCCGGGTGGGTCGATCTGACCAACCGCAACCAGTCTCTGGTGTTCAACCGGATGCGGTTCGACTTCTCCGGCATGGACGATCCGCACATCGAGCGGGAGAAGTTCACCGGCTGGCCCCAGGGCATCACCGCCGGGGCGGCCCCGTCGCTGCGCATCGGCGTCGTGCACGCCCCGTATCAGCGGGCGCTGGACACACTCACCGAAGCCGGCGCCGAATTGATCCTCTCCGGCCACACCCACGGCGGCCAGGTCTGCATCCCCGGCTACGGCGCGCTCGTCTCCAACTGCGATCTGCCCACCTGGCGGGCCCGCGGCCTGCACGATTGGGAGACCAACGGACACACGACGCCGGTCAACGTCTCCGCAGGAATCGGCACCTCCCGCTTCGCGCCGTACCGCATCGCCTGCCGTCCGGAGGCCGTGGTGCTGGAGCTGACGGCGCGCGAGGGCTGA
- a CDS encoding ABC transporter ATP-binding protein encodes MAQTQTTFFHSLSRLYPHLKPIMPRLVMGLLSALGASLVALAIPQVLRSLINDSLHPGGQPSEVWIAVAAVLGLGVLEAGLIALRRQFVINPATTVENGLRVSLYRHLQDLAVDFHDRWGSGQLLSRAMADLNFLRRWMAFGAIMLVVTSLTVVIGVGIMFSMSWQLALVFLAAAIPIVATGTRFRRNFLRVARRSQDQAGDLATAVEESVHGIRVLKAFGRGREALENFNNQAEELRQTEILKARQLAFFSLVSTLLPELALGVGLVLGIALTADGQLSIGALVAFFATAAVVAGPVEAVGMLLSMALTAKSAIDRHFEVMDSPVTIAGPAAPHRPAEIDGAVRFEGVRFAFADSLEANPDDPQYLLENITLDLAPGETMALVGVTGSGKSALLQLVPRLYEVTDGRITIDGQDLREFSLAELRSIVSVAFEDTTLFSSSIRDNVLLGAPADVTSTEESATAALTEALDVAQASFAYSLPDGVDTRIGEEGLSLSGGQRQRIALARAIAARPKVLVLDDPLSALDVATEELVEARLREVLSETTTLIVAHRPSTVALADRVALLQDGRIAAVGTHSELLATNEHYRYVIASLDPDPVDLDSELEDELEDAEFDNEVNA; translated from the coding sequence ATGGCGCAGACTCAGACCACGTTCTTCCACTCACTCAGTCGCCTTTACCCCCATCTGAAGCCGATCATGCCGCGGCTCGTGATGGGCCTCCTCTCCGCGCTGGGCGCCAGCCTGGTCGCCCTGGCGATCCCGCAGGTGCTGCGGAGCCTCATCAACGACTCGCTGCACCCCGGTGGTCAGCCCTCCGAGGTCTGGATCGCCGTCGCGGCCGTCCTGGGGCTCGGCGTCCTGGAAGCCGGGCTGATCGCCCTCCGCCGCCAGTTCGTCATCAACCCGGCCACAACCGTGGAGAACGGCCTGCGCGTCTCCCTGTACCGGCACCTGCAGGATCTCGCCGTCGACTTCCATGACCGCTGGGGCTCCGGTCAGCTCCTCTCGCGCGCTATGGCGGATCTCAATTTCCTGCGGCGCTGGATGGCGTTCGGCGCGATCATGCTGGTGGTCACGTCGCTCACGGTCGTGATCGGCGTGGGCATCATGTTCAGCATGAGCTGGCAGCTGGCGCTCGTCTTCCTGGCCGCCGCCATCCCGATCGTCGCCACCGGCACCCGCTTCCGCCGCAACTTCCTGCGCGTCGCCCGCCGCAGCCAGGACCAGGCCGGCGACCTGGCCACCGCCGTGGAGGAGTCCGTCCACGGCATCCGCGTGCTCAAGGCGTTCGGCCGCGGCCGCGAAGCGCTCGAGAACTTCAACAACCAGGCCGAGGAGCTCCGCCAGACCGAAATCCTCAAGGCCCGCCAGCTGGCCTTCTTCTCGCTCGTGTCCACCCTCCTGCCGGAACTGGCCCTCGGCGTCGGGCTGGTGCTCGGCATCGCCCTCACGGCGGACGGCCAGCTCAGCATCGGCGCGCTCGTGGCCTTCTTCGCGACGGCGGCCGTGGTCGCGGGACCGGTCGAGGCCGTCGGCATGCTGCTCTCCATGGCGCTGACCGCGAAATCCGCCATCGACCGTCACTTCGAAGTCATGGACAGCCCCGTCACCATCGCTGGCCCTGCCGCTCCACACCGCCCGGCCGAGATCGACGGCGCGGTCCGCTTCGAGGGCGTCCGCTTCGCCTTCGCGGACAGCCTGGAGGCCAACCCGGACGACCCGCAGTACCTCCTCGAGAACATCACCCTGGACCTCGCCCCCGGCGAGACCATGGCCCTCGTCGGCGTCACCGGATCCGGGAAGTCCGCGCTCCTGCAATTGGTGCCGCGGCTTTACGAGGTCACGGACGGCCGGATCACCATCGACGGCCAGGACCTGCGCGAGTTCAGCCTGGCCGAACTGCGCAGCATCGTGTCCGTCGCCTTCGAGGACACCACGCTCTTCTCCAGCTCCATCCGGGACAACGTGCTGCTGGGCGCGCCGGCCGACGTGACCTCCACCGAGGAGAGCGCGACGGCGGCACTCACCGAGGCGCTCGACGTCGCGCAGGCATCGTTCGCGTACTCCCTGCCGGACGGCGTGGACACCCGCATCGGCGAGGAGGGGCTGAGCCTGTCCGGCGGCCAGCGGCAGCGCATCGCCCTGGCCCGCGCGATCGCGGCCCGGCCAAAGGTCCTGGTGCTGGATGACCCGCTGTCGGCCCTCGACGTCGCCACCGAGGAACTCGTGGAAGCCCGGCTCCGGGAGGTCCTGAGCGAGACGACCACGCTGATCGTCGCCCACCGCCCGTCCACCGTGGCCCTGGCCGACCGGGTGGCCCTGCTGCAGGACGGCCGGATCGCCGCCGTCGGGACCCACAGTGAGTTGCTCGCGACGAACGAGCACTACCGCTACGTCATCGCGAGCCTCGACCCGGATCCGGTCGATCTGGACAGCGAGCTCGAAGACGAGCTGGAGGACGCGGAGTTCGACAACGAGGTGAACGCATGA
- a CDS encoding ABC transporter ATP-binding protein, whose translation MSTAQTTTPGFGTSNEDSSRLAAAESRAVRKRSLRLLGSLIRPIRVRFWLTVAMVVISQAAHAAGPALIAFGIDRALPALTHGDSVPLLLAGVAYLLAAVVTAWLTALYVTSTAKLSQAMLLDLRVRVFRHTQRLSLEFHEKYTSGRIIARQTSDLEALRELLDSGVSSLAAGFMFMVFTALTVFALDWPSGLIMLGAAIPATFLTRWYQKRSEITYRESRVVSARIIVHFVETMTGIRAVKAFRKEAQNTREYTDLSEEYRQVTVRSINLNGIFLPALVLLGNITVVVVLAVAGFRVLHGELAVGVLLALVLSVKRFFQPVDQMAMFYNSFQSAQAALEKVSGLLEEVPTVRPPREPVPLPAAEGRIEFKEVEFRYGDGPVVVPELNLTIPAGQTVALVGQTGAGKSTLAKLIARFYDVSAGSLTLDGVELSRISTPELRRAVVMVTQEAFLFSGSVADNIALGRPGASREEIEAAARAVGADTFIRALPDGYDTDVNKRGGRVSAGQRQLISFARAFLADPAVLILDEATSSLDIPSERLVQEGLARLLGGGADSPTRRPAADDGASGSAVVAPESGAGEAVPGEASGSEAAAHRRTALIIAHRLSTVEIADRVLVVHDGRIVEDGTPEQLISDGGRFAALHGAWRDSLV comes from the coding sequence ATGAGCACGGCACAGACCACGACGCCCGGCTTCGGGACGTCGAACGAGGACTCCTCCCGGCTCGCCGCCGCGGAGAGCCGGGCCGTGCGCAAGCGGTCCCTGAGGCTCCTCGGCTCGCTGATCCGGCCTATCCGGGTCAGGTTCTGGCTGACGGTCGCCATGGTGGTGATCTCGCAGGCCGCACACGCCGCAGGGCCGGCGCTCATCGCCTTCGGCATCGATCGCGCGCTCCCGGCCCTGACCCACGGCGACTCGGTGCCCCTGCTCCTGGCCGGCGTCGCGTATCTGCTGGCCGCCGTCGTGACGGCGTGGCTGACCGCCCTGTACGTGACGAGCACCGCCAAGCTCAGCCAGGCGATGCTGCTGGACCTGCGGGTCCGCGTCTTCCGGCACACCCAGCGGCTCAGCCTGGAATTCCACGAGAAGTACACCTCGGGCCGGATCATCGCCCGGCAGACGTCGGACCTGGAGGCGCTCCGGGAGCTGCTCGACTCCGGGGTCAGCTCCCTCGCGGCCGGGTTCATGTTCATGGTGTTCACGGCGCTGACGGTGTTCGCGCTCGACTGGCCGAGCGGCCTGATCATGCTCGGCGCCGCCATCCCGGCGACGTTCCTGACACGCTGGTACCAGAAGCGCTCCGAGATCACCTACCGCGAATCGCGCGTGGTGTCCGCCCGGATCATCGTCCACTTCGTGGAGACCATGACGGGCATCCGCGCCGTGAAGGCGTTCCGCAAGGAGGCCCAGAACACCCGGGAGTACACGGACCTGTCCGAGGAGTACCGGCAGGTCACCGTGCGCTCCATCAACCTCAACGGCATCTTCCTTCCCGCCCTGGTGCTGCTCGGCAACATCACGGTCGTGGTGGTCCTGGCCGTGGCCGGGTTCCGCGTCCTGCACGGCGAGCTGGCCGTCGGCGTGCTGCTGGCGCTGGTCCTGTCGGTCAAGCGGTTCTTCCAGCCGGTCGACCAGATGGCCATGTTCTACAACTCGTTCCAGAGCGCTCAGGCCGCCCTGGAGAAGGTGTCCGGACTGCTCGAAGAGGTCCCGACCGTGCGTCCGCCGCGCGAGCCGGTGCCACTGCCCGCAGCCGAGGGCCGAATCGAGTTCAAGGAGGTCGAATTCCGGTACGGCGACGGGCCCGTGGTGGTCCCGGAGCTGAACCTCACCATTCCGGCGGGGCAGACCGTGGCGCTGGTCGGTCAGACGGGTGCGGGCAAGTCCACGCTCGCCAAGCTGATCGCCCGCTTCTACGACGTGAGCGCGGGCTCCCTGACCCTCGACGGGGTCGAGCTGTCCCGGATCTCCACGCCGGAGCTACGGCGGGCCGTGGTCATGGTGACGCAGGAGGCGTTCCTGTTCAGCGGCAGCGTGGCGGACAACATCGCCCTGGGCCGTCCAGGAGCCAGCCGCGAGGAGATCGAGGCCGCGGCCCGGGCCGTCGGCGCGGACACCTTCATCCGCGCCCTCCCCGACGGGTACGACACCGACGTGAACAAGCGCGGCGGGCGCGTCTCCGCAGGGCAGCGGCAGCTCATCAGCTTCGCCCGCGCGTTCCTGGCCGACCCGGCGGTGCTCATCCTGGACGAAGCCACCTCTTCCCTCGACATCCCCAGTGAGCGGCTCGTGCAGGAAGGCCTCGCGCGGCTCCTGGGCGGCGGCGCGGACTCCCCCACCCGGCGCCCCGCGGCCGACGACGGCGCAAGCGGGTCCGCCGTCGTCGCGCCGGAGAGCGGGGCCGGGGAAGCCGTGCCTGGGGAAGCTTCTGGCAGCGAGGCGGCAGCGCACCGGCGGACGGCCCTCATCATCGCGCACCGGCTCTCCACGGTGGAGATCGCGGACCGCGTCCTGGTGGTCCATGACGGACGGATCGTGGAGGACGGGACCCCGGAACAGCTCATCAGCGACGGCGGCCGGTTCGCCGCCCTGCACGGCGCCTGGCGCGACTCGCTGGTGTGA